Proteins found in one Micromonospora sp. WMMD1082 genomic segment:
- a CDS encoding BBE domain-containing protein yields the protein MASSVLLMRMPDLGGVPEPLRGRRIAHVRIAYLGDPATAAHLLHPLRACAPAAMNTIGVLPVSQLASIHGEPPGPVTFEARNTLLGRLDPSATERLIDHAGATGNDDYLVELRHLGGALRPSAASRAVIGRRDGEFVLYTGSRLDPLTGDDAASAQDQLHRAMAAWSTGGSTPAFLSGPRVTTTQLRTAYADGDYRRLTETKTVWDRDNLFRINHNVPPRT from the coding sequence ATGGCCTCGTCGGTTCTGCTGATGCGGATGCCCGACCTCGGCGGCGTACCCGAGCCGCTGCGCGGGCGCCGGATCGCCCACGTCCGGATCGCCTACCTGGGCGATCCCGCCACCGCCGCGCACCTGCTTCACCCGCTGCGTGCCTGCGCTCCCGCAGCCATGAACACGATCGGTGTACTGCCGGTCAGCCAACTCGCCAGCATCCACGGCGAGCCCCCGGGCCCGGTCACCTTCGAGGCCCGCAACACGCTGCTCGGCCGCCTCGACCCGTCGGCCACCGAACGGCTCATCGACCACGCCGGCGCCACCGGCAACGACGACTACCTCGTCGAACTGCGTCACCTCGGCGGTGCCCTCCGCCCCTCGGCGGCCAGCCGGGCGGTGATCGGCCGCCGAGACGGCGAGTTCGTCCTCTACACCGGCAGCCGGCTGGACCCGCTCACCGGCGACGACGCCGCCTCGGCGCAGGACCAACTGCATCGGGCCATGGCGGCCTGGAGCACCGGCGGCAGCACTCCCGCGTTCCTGTCCGGCCCGCGCGTCACCACCACGCAGCTGCGGACCGCCTACGCCGACGGCGACTACCGGCGGCTCACCGAGACCAAGACGGTCTGGGACCGGGACAACCTCTTCCGGATCAACCACAACGTGCCTCCGCGCACCTAG
- a CDS encoding GGDEF domain-containing protein, whose amino-acid sequence MDDVTLRALRLLEEAQAGGAAQVLAVAEAALREPTGEICDGPAAMHFARVVALTRLGDLRAAIAAADLMLAAAEREDSAGWRSCALSLRADRRLRLGDQDIAEYDIEGVLRDLVSAETALLADEPDPVIAGNARTGLAIGYAKLRLYELAAPQFQAAYETTCRATHPDNGNRAMWLCNLAELNLMWALELYQVGQVAEAEKHTTAAEEHAARAVAEASGPKAEVWRLSALLFAACARADRQDPAAAAADIPRYIALLQDHGVERRQQEMLLCQPFHAVALSRSGRPDEALRVIEEAVTALSSDSDWLISAALHRTHAVLLSANGSGDAVPGLTYGDALAELLWRQRHRWLHAAVTMQSYDVLRWQHERAERAAQIDPLTGVANRRGLDNFLQNLTTSAATRQDPVAVLVVDLDRFKHINDSLGHATGDAVLRAVAQVLTASVRKGDFVARLGGDEFVAILPGADSVAAEQVAQRTVSAVAAMTAWRAEVSVGVASGSAYTLGEILAHADRAMYAAKRAGGNRVSGRRPAS is encoded by the coding sequence ATGGATGATGTGACCCTCCGAGCCCTGCGGCTTCTGGAGGAGGCCCAGGCCGGCGGCGCGGCCCAGGTGCTGGCGGTCGCCGAGGCGGCGCTGCGCGAACCGACCGGGGAGATCTGCGACGGCCCGGCGGCGATGCATTTCGCCCGGGTGGTGGCGTTGACCCGGCTGGGTGACCTGCGCGCCGCCATCGCGGCCGCCGACCTGATGCTGGCCGCCGCCGAGCGGGAAGACAGCGCCGGGTGGCGCTCCTGCGCGCTGTCGCTGCGCGCCGACCGGCGGCTGCGCCTGGGCGACCAGGACATCGCCGAGTACGACATCGAAGGCGTGCTCCGGGATCTGGTCAGTGCGGAGACCGCCCTGCTGGCCGACGAACCTGACCCGGTGATCGCGGGTAACGCCCGCACCGGCTTGGCGATCGGCTACGCCAAGCTGCGCCTCTACGAGCTGGCCGCACCCCAGTTTCAGGCGGCCTACGAGACGACCTGCCGGGCGACGCACCCGGACAACGGCAACCGGGCGATGTGGCTGTGCAATCTGGCGGAACTCAACCTCATGTGGGCGCTGGAGTTGTACCAGGTCGGCCAGGTCGCCGAGGCGGAGAAGCACACCACGGCGGCCGAGGAACACGCGGCGCGGGCGGTGGCCGAGGCCTCCGGACCCAAGGCGGAGGTGTGGCGGCTCTCGGCGTTGCTGTTCGCGGCGTGCGCCCGCGCCGATCGCCAGGACCCGGCCGCCGCGGCGGCGGACATCCCCCGGTACATCGCGCTCCTCCAGGACCACGGAGTCGAACGGCGGCAGCAGGAGATGCTGCTGTGCCAGCCGTTCCACGCCGTCGCGCTCAGCCGGTCGGGGCGACCGGACGAGGCGCTACGCGTCATCGAGGAGGCCGTCACCGCCCTGTCGTCCGACAGCGACTGGCTGATCTCGGCGGCACTGCACCGGACGCACGCGGTGCTGCTCTCCGCGAACGGCTCGGGCGACGCCGTGCCGGGCCTCACCTACGGAGACGCGCTCGCGGAACTGCTGTGGCGCCAGCGGCACCGCTGGCTGCACGCGGCGGTCACCATGCAGTCGTACGACGTCCTGCGGTGGCAGCACGAGCGGGCCGAGCGGGCGGCGCAGATCGACCCGCTCACCGGGGTGGCGAACCGTCGCGGTCTCGACAACTTCCTCCAGAATCTGACCACCTCCGCTGCCACCAGGCAGGACCCGGTAGCGGTGTTGGTCGTGGACCTGGACCGCTTCAAGCACATCAACGACTCGCTGGGGCACGCCACCGGCGACGCCGTGCTGCGGGCCGTCGCACAGGTGCTCACGGCCAGCGTACGGAAGGGCGACTTCGTGGCCCGGCTGGGCGGAGACGAGTTCGTCGCCATCCTGCCGGGTGCCGACTCGGTGGCCGCCGAGCAGGTGGCCCAGCGGACGGTCTCCGCCGTGGCCGCGATGACGGCGTGGCGGGCGGAGGTCAGCGTCGGTGTGGCCAGCGGTTCGGCGTACACGCTCGGGGAGATCCTCGCGCACGCGGACCGCGCGATGTACGCCGCGAAGCGCGCGGGCGGGAACCGGGTGAGCGGCCGCCGCCCCGCGTCCTGA
- a CDS encoding TetR/AcrR family transcriptional regulator: MSNAAVKRDTIAARRAGGAPDERARRRQLIVEAAVRTIEEHGTDTGLGTVADRAGLPRPHVYRHFASKDDLDQAVARHAARLLSAWIRPSLSAPGALPEVVHGVIGQVLSWAVEHPNLYRFRARLGTPQAVAELTDAAVANLRAAGREAHLPAYAVASVIGMVDAGIIWWFDHRDEVDLHQLNDWLAAQVWRVVADVVT, translated from the coding sequence GTGAGTAACGCGGCGGTGAAACGGGACACCATCGCCGCCCGCCGGGCCGGCGGCGCCCCGGACGAGCGGGCCCGGCGGCGACAGTTGATCGTGGAAGCGGCGGTCCGGACCATCGAGGAGCACGGCACCGACACCGGCCTCGGCACGGTGGCCGACCGGGCCGGGCTACCCAGACCGCACGTGTACCGCCACTTCGCCAGCAAGGACGACCTTGACCAGGCCGTCGCCCGGCACGCCGCCCGGCTGCTGAGCGCGTGGATCCGCCCGTCGCTGTCGGCCCCGGGCGCGCTGCCCGAGGTGGTGCACGGCGTCATCGGCCAGGTACTGAGCTGGGCGGTGGAGCACCCGAACCTCTACCGGTTCCGGGCGCGCCTCGGCACCCCGCAGGCCGTCGCCGAACTCACCGACGCCGCCGTCGCCAACCTGCGCGCCGCCGGCCGCGAGGCACACCTGCCCGCGTACGCGGTGGCCAGCGTCATCGGCATGGTCGACGCCGGCATCATCTGGTGGTTCGACCACCGGGACGAGGTCGACCTGCACCAGCTGAACGACTGGCTCGCGGCCCAGGTCTGGCGGGTTGTCGCCGACGTGGTGACGTGA
- a CDS encoding lytic polysaccharide monooxygenase has product MVAVLLAMIVGALPWSGVAQAHGTIVNPASRAYQCWQSWGNNHTNPAMQQEDPQCWQAFQSNPDTMWNWMSALRDGLGGQFQARTPDGQLCSNGLSRNDSLNRAGQWRQTRVGSNFTVQLYDQASHGADYFRVYVSKQGFNPATQTLGWGNLDFITQTGRYAPAQNISFNVSTSGYTGHHIVFVIWQASHLDQAYMWCSDVNFG; this is encoded by the coding sequence GTGGTTGCCGTACTGCTCGCCATGATTGTCGGCGCGCTGCCCTGGAGCGGCGTGGCTCAGGCGCACGGCACCATCGTCAACCCGGCGTCTCGCGCCTACCAGTGTTGGCAGTCCTGGGGTAACAACCACACGAACCCGGCCATGCAGCAAGAGGACCCGCAGTGCTGGCAGGCGTTCCAGTCCAACCCGGACACCATGTGGAACTGGATGAGCGCGCTGCGGGATGGCCTCGGCGGTCAGTTCCAGGCCCGTACTCCCGACGGGCAGCTGTGCAGCAACGGCCTGTCCCGGAACGACAGCCTGAACCGGGCGGGACAGTGGCGGCAGACCAGGGTCGGCAGCAACTTCACCGTCCAGCTGTACGACCAGGCCAGCCACGGCGCTGACTACTTCCGGGTCTACGTCAGCAAGCAGGGGTTCAACCCGGCCACCCAGACCCTCGGCTGGGGCAACCTCGACTTCATCACGCAGACCGGGCGGTACGCGCCGGCGCAGAACATCTCGTTCAACGTCTCGACCTCCGGATACACGGGACACCACATCGTCTTCGTCATCTGGCAGGCGTCGCACCTCGACCAGGCCTACATGTGGTGCAGTGACGTGAACTTCGGCTGA
- a CDS encoding permease prefix domain 1-containing protein produces MTAPGGQDGRTAAEGQGDRTAPGDQGDRTAPGDQGGRTAGEGPGGLEAQFAQWRQYVQRRPELQQSDAEELEDHLRGSVDELVAVGLRPDEAFLVAVKRLGGLDDLSREFAREHSERLWKQLVLTGGADDTETDTRSRRDLTAMIICAAGAALSIKVPELFGLSLDRDGAFYAPNFSLFALPWLAAYLARRRRAGTALIGVMVALFALGAVAANVYPLAEDSQSLVLTSIHLPIALWFVVGLAYVADDPRSSRRRMDFIRFTGECFVYFVLIALGGGVLVAFTVGTFEAIGIDPEGFISQWLLPCGVVAAVVVAGWLVEAKQSVVENIAPVLTRLFTPLFTAALLAFLVALVWTTSGINVEREALILFNLLLVVVLGLLLYSISARDPLAPPGLFDRLQLALVVSALIIDVLVLREITARITEYGTTPNKLAALGENVILLANLAWSAWLMLGFVRRRAPFAALERWQTGYLPVYAGWAWAVVLLFPPMFHHL; encoded by the coding sequence ATGACCGCGCCAGGCGGCCAGGACGGCAGGACGGCGGCAGAGGGTCAGGGCGACAGGACGGCGCCGGGCGACCAGGGCGACAGGACGGCGCCGGGCGACCAGGGCGGCAGGACGGCCGGGGAGGGGCCGGGCGGGCTGGAGGCCCAGTTCGCCCAGTGGCGTCAGTACGTGCAGCGTCGCCCCGAGCTGCAGCAGTCCGACGCCGAGGAACTGGAGGACCACCTTCGGGGCTCGGTCGACGAACTCGTCGCCGTGGGCCTCCGCCCCGACGAGGCGTTCCTGGTCGCGGTCAAACGCCTCGGCGGCCTGGACGACCTGTCCCGCGAGTTCGCCCGGGAGCACTCGGAGCGGCTGTGGAAGCAGCTGGTGCTGACCGGCGGGGCCGACGACACGGAGACGGACACCCGATCGCGGCGGGATCTGACCGCGATGATCATCTGTGCGGCCGGTGCCGCCCTGTCGATCAAGGTGCCGGAGTTGTTCGGGCTGAGCCTCGACCGGGACGGCGCCTTCTACGCGCCCAACTTCTCGCTGTTCGCGCTGCCCTGGCTGGCCGCGTACCTGGCCCGGCGCCGTCGGGCCGGGACGGCGCTGATCGGGGTGATGGTGGCGTTGTTCGCGCTCGGCGCGGTCGCCGCCAACGTCTACCCGCTCGCGGAAGACTCCCAGTCACTGGTGCTGACCAGCATCCACCTGCCCATCGCGCTGTGGTTCGTGGTCGGCCTGGCCTACGTGGCCGACGATCCGCGCTCGTCGCGACGACGGATGGACTTCATCCGCTTCACCGGTGAATGCTTCGTCTACTTCGTCCTGATCGCCCTCGGTGGCGGCGTGCTGGTCGCCTTCACGGTCGGCACCTTCGAGGCCATCGGGATCGACCCGGAGGGCTTCATCTCGCAGTGGCTGCTGCCCTGCGGCGTGGTGGCCGCCGTGGTCGTGGCGGGCTGGCTCGTCGAGGCCAAACAGAGCGTCGTCGAGAACATCGCACCCGTGCTCACGCGCCTGTTCACGCCGCTGTTCACCGCCGCGCTACTCGCCTTCCTGGTCGCCCTCGTCTGGACCACCTCCGGCATCAACGTCGAGCGGGAGGCCCTGATCCTGTTCAACCTGCTGCTGGTCGTGGTGCTCGGGTTGCTGCTCTACTCGATCTCGGCCCGTGACCCGCTGGCCCCGCCCGGCCTGTTCGACCGGTTGCAACTCGCCCTCGTGGTCAGCGCGCTCATCATCGACGTGCTGGTACTGCGGGAGATCACCGCGCGCATCACCGAGTACGGCACCACCCCCAACAAGTTGGCGGCGCTCGGCGAGAACGTCATCCTGCTGGCCAACCTCGCCTGGTCGGCCTGGCTGATGCTGGGCTTCGTCCGTCGGCGCGCGCCGTTCGCGGCACTGGAGCGCTGGCAGACCGGCTACCTGCCGGTGTACGCCGGCTGGGCCTGGGCCGTGGTCCTGCTCTTCCCCCCGATGTTCCACCACCTCTGA
- a CDS encoding RNA polymerase sigma-70 factor encodes MSDHTTNAATETFLAHRNLLFTVAYEMLGSAADAEDVLQETWLRWVKVDLGQVRDQRAYLVRMTTRQSLNRLRTMKRRREVYVGSWLPEPLLTTPDVAEDVELAESVSMALMLVLETLSPTERAVFVLREAFDVTYDEIAAAVNKSPAAVRQIAHRARQRVDARRPRVAVSPGETRAALESFRRAIDARDLQGLLDVLAPDVVLVADGGGVKQAVPRPIIGADKVVRVFFSGLRKADVPLSVDPAVVNGNPALLVRLDGELDGVIAIRVESARIAGLYYVRNPEKLTRIASETALTLH; translated from the coding sequence GTGAGCGACCACACCACCAACGCGGCGACCGAGACCTTCCTCGCCCACCGCAACCTGCTCTTCACCGTCGCGTACGAGATGCTCGGGTCGGCGGCCGACGCCGAGGACGTCCTTCAGGAGACCTGGCTGCGATGGGTCAAGGTCGACCTGGGGCAGGTCCGTGACCAGCGCGCCTACCTGGTCCGGATGACGACCCGGCAGTCGCTCAACCGGCTGCGCACGATGAAGCGCCGCAGGGAGGTGTACGTCGGCTCCTGGCTGCCCGAGCCGCTGCTGACCACGCCGGACGTGGCCGAGGATGTCGAACTCGCCGAGAGCGTGTCGATGGCGTTGATGCTCGTACTCGAAACGCTCTCGCCGACCGAGCGTGCCGTCTTCGTCCTTCGGGAGGCCTTCGACGTCACCTACGACGAGATCGCGGCCGCCGTGAACAAGAGCCCCGCGGCCGTCCGCCAGATCGCACACCGCGCCCGCCAGCGCGTCGATGCCCGGCGCCCTCGTGTGGCGGTCTCCCCGGGCGAGACCCGGGCGGCGCTGGAGTCGTTCCGGCGCGCGATCGATGCCAGGGACCTGCAGGGCCTCCTGGACGTGCTCGCCCCTGACGTCGTCCTGGTGGCCGACGGCGGCGGCGTCAAACAGGCCGTGCCGCGACCGATCATCGGAGCCGACAAGGTGGTCCGCGTGTTCTTCAGTGGGCTACGCAAGGCCGACGTCCCGCTCTCCGTCGACCCCGCCGTGGTCAACGGCAACCCGGCACTCCTCGTACGCCTGGACGGCGAACTCGACGGGGTCATCGCGATCCGGGTCGAAAGCGCCCGCATCGCCGGCCTCTACTACGTCCGTAACCCGGAGAAGCTGACCCGCATCGCCTCCGAGACCGCCCTCACCCTGCACTGA
- a CDS encoding FAD-dependent oxidoreductase, whose translation MAQHTDVVVIGGGYAGVMAANRLTQRDDVTVTLVNPRPTFVHRIRLHQVVGGSHDAVVDFREVLAEGVRLVVDTVTRIDAAERGVRLATGGTVGYDYLIYAVGSGSAGPRVPGAAEFAYPIASLEDAHRLRRVLDTAPATATVTVVGAGATGIETAAELAEEGRRVTLACGGALGPYLHPRGRRSVARRLAKLGVTVLDGPDTKVTAVTRDAVRLADGRELPGTVTIWTAGFGVPDLAARSGLSTDAVGRLLVDETLTSVDDVPIVAAGDSAAPSGLPLRMSCQSARPLGAHAADTVLSRIRGEQPARIDVGFFGQCIGLGRRAATVQMAAKDDTPNGFYLGGRAAATIKEIAIRGILKELAAEARKPGSFSWLFTDDKRQQLVRAERGDAPVTR comes from the coding sequence ATGGCTCAGCACACCGATGTGGTCGTGATCGGCGGCGGGTACGCCGGCGTCATGGCGGCCAACCGACTGACGCAGCGCGACGACGTGACCGTGACCCTGGTCAACCCGCGCCCGACCTTCGTCCATCGGATCCGCCTGCACCAGGTGGTGGGCGGCTCCCACGACGCGGTCGTCGACTTCCGGGAGGTCCTGGCCGAGGGCGTCCGGCTGGTGGTCGACACCGTGACACGGATCGACGCGGCCGAGCGCGGCGTGCGGCTGGCGACCGGCGGCACGGTCGGCTACGACTACCTGATCTACGCGGTGGGCAGTGGCAGCGCCGGCCCTCGGGTGCCCGGGGCGGCGGAGTTCGCCTACCCGATCGCCAGCCTGGAGGACGCGCACCGGTTGCGGCGGGTCCTCGACACCGCGCCCGCCACCGCCACGGTGACGGTGGTCGGAGCCGGTGCGACCGGCATCGAGACCGCTGCCGAGCTGGCCGAGGAGGGCCGTCGGGTGACCCTGGCCTGCGGCGGGGCGCTCGGCCCGTACCTGCACCCGCGTGGTCGGCGCTCGGTTGCCAGGCGGCTGGCCAAGCTCGGTGTGACCGTGCTCGACGGCCCCGACACGAAGGTGACGGCGGTGACGCGCGACGCCGTGCGGCTCGCCGACGGCCGCGAGCTTCCCGGCACGGTGACCATCTGGACCGCCGGGTTCGGGGTGCCGGACCTGGCCGCGCGCAGCGGGCTGAGCACCGACGCCGTGGGCCGCCTGCTCGTCGACGAGACGCTGACCAGCGTGGACGACGTGCCCATCGTCGCGGCCGGGGACTCGGCGGCACCATCGGGCCTGCCGCTGCGGATGAGCTGCCAGTCCGCGCGTCCGCTGGGCGCGCACGCCGCCGACACGGTGCTCAGCCGGATCAGGGGTGAGCAGCCCGCGCGGATCGACGTAGGATTCTTCGGCCAGTGCATCGGTCTGGGACGTCGCGCCGCCACCGTGCAGATGGCGGCCAAGGACGACACCCCGAACGGCTTCTACCTCGGCGGCCGTGCCGCCGCGACGATCAAGGAGATCGCCATCAGGGGCATACTCAAGGAGCTGGCGGCCGAGGCGCGCAAGCCCGGCTCGTTCAGCTGGCTGTTCACCGACGACAAGCGCCAGCAGCTGGTGCGGGCCGAGCGCGGCGACGCGCCGGTCACCCGCTGA
- a CDS encoding Rrf2 family transcriptional regulator, with protein MRLSQGVEWAVHTCLNLTWLGAERGASTSRLAAFYDLPPAYLNKQLQSLVRAGILASTPGRRGGFSLARRPADISLLDVVVAIEGSDPLFRCEQILRAGPGGRPDVDYREVCLVSGAMRRAELAWRQELASRTLADLRADVERTYPATPDATRARFAELH; from the coding sequence ATGCGGCTGAGTCAGGGCGTCGAGTGGGCGGTACACACCTGCCTGAACCTCACCTGGCTGGGCGCGGAGCGTGGCGCGTCGACGTCGCGGCTGGCGGCGTTCTACGACCTGCCGCCGGCGTACTTGAACAAGCAACTGCAGAGTCTCGTACGAGCGGGGATCCTGGCCTCGACGCCGGGGCGCCGTGGCGGATTCTCGCTGGCCCGCCGGCCGGCCGACATCTCCCTGCTGGATGTTGTCGTCGCCATCGAGGGGTCGGACCCGCTGTTCCGCTGCGAGCAGATCCTGCGGGCGGGGCCGGGCGGCCGTCCGGACGTGGACTACCGCGAGGTGTGTCTGGTCTCCGGGGCGATGCGCCGAGCGGAGCTGGCCTGGCGGCAGGAGCTGGCGAGCCGAACGCTGGCGGACCTCAGGGCCGACGTCGAGCGGACCTACCCCGCCACGCCGGACGCGACCCGCGCCCGGTTCGCCGAGTTGCACTAG
- a CDS encoding helix-turn-helix transcriptional regulator produces the protein MRVTKDLVAASATPMVLGILADGESYGYAILRRINELSGGELDWTEGLLYPLLHRLERLGHVESSWQSVPGERRRKYYRITSSGLAELAEQRRQWDTVVGALKEIWVGPGDVRRSAAIPLGGPA, from the coding sequence ATGAGGGTCACCAAGGATCTCGTGGCCGCCTCGGCGACACCGATGGTGCTGGGCATCCTGGCCGACGGGGAGAGCTACGGGTACGCCATCCTCAGACGGATCAACGAACTGTCCGGCGGCGAGCTGGACTGGACCGAGGGGCTGCTCTACCCGCTGCTGCACCGCCTCGAACGCCTCGGTCACGTGGAGTCGAGCTGGCAGTCGGTGCCCGGGGAGCGCCGCCGCAAGTACTACCGCATCACCAGCAGTGGCCTCGCCGAGCTCGCCGAGCAGCGTCGCCAATGGGACACGGTGGTGGGCGCGCTCAAGGAGATCTGGGTCGGCCCCGGCGACGTCCGGCGCTCGGCGGCGATTCCGCTCGGCGGCCCGGCATGA
- a CDS encoding glycoside hydrolase family 11 protein — protein MLVGGASALVLIAASMTVATAAHAEPDRTVTSNTEGTHNGFFFSFWKDSGGTATMTLRENGRYTFQWSGINNTVVGKGWNPGTSRTINYSGTYVPSGNTYLALYGWTRNPLIEYYVVENFGSYNPSTGATRLGSVTTDGSTYDIYRTQRVNQPSIDGTATFYQYWSVRQQKRSSGTITTANHFNAWAALGLNLGNHYYQIMATEGYQSSGSSDITVSEGPVGPTAPPTTTPPTNPPPTNPPTNPPGGSGGCRVTNSLNSWNNGLTNNLTITNTGSAAINGWSLRFTLGSGQTITSGWSASYSPSSGQVTATNVSYNGSIPPGGSTSIGYQATHSGNGGAPTGFALNGTTCSS, from the coding sequence ATGCTCGTCGGCGGCGCCAGCGCCCTCGTGCTGATCGCGGCCTCGATGACCGTGGCCACCGCCGCGCACGCCGAGCCCGACCGGACCGTCACCTCGAACACCGAAGGCACCCACAACGGCTTCTTCTTCTCGTTCTGGAAGGACAGCGGCGGCACCGCCACCATGACGCTGCGTGAGAACGGCCGGTACACCTTCCAGTGGAGCGGCATCAACAACACCGTCGTCGGCAAGGGCTGGAACCCTGGCACCAGCCGCACCATCAACTACTCCGGCACGTACGTCCCGAGCGGCAACACCTACCTGGCGCTGTACGGGTGGACGAGGAACCCGCTCATCGAGTACTACGTCGTCGAGAACTTCGGCAGCTACAACCCGAGCACGGGCGCCACCCGGCTGGGCTCCGTCACCACCGACGGCAGCACCTACGACATCTACCGCACCCAGCGGGTCAACCAGCCCTCCATCGACGGCACCGCGACGTTCTACCAGTACTGGAGCGTCCGGCAGCAGAAGCGCAGCAGCGGCACCATCACCACCGCCAACCACTTCAACGCCTGGGCCGCCCTCGGCCTCAACCTCGGCAACCACTACTACCAGATCATGGCCACCGAGGGGTACCAGAGCAGCGGTAGCTCCGACATCACGGTGAGCGAGGGCCCGGTCGGTCCCACCGCCCCGCCGACGACGACACCGCCGACCAACCCGCCGCCGACCAACCCCCCGACCAACCCGCCGGGCGGTAGCGGCGGCTGCCGGGTGACCAACTCGCTCAACTCGTGGAACAACGGTCTGACCAACAACCTGACCATCACCAACACGGGTTCGGCCGCCATCAACGGCTGGTCACTGCGGTTCACCCTCGGTTCCGGGCAGACCATCACCTCTGGCTGGAGCGCCAGCTACTCGCCGTCCAGCGGTCAGGTGACCGCGACCAACGTCAGCTACAACGGTTCCATTCCACCGGGTGGCTCGACGTCCATCGGCTACCAGGCCACCCACTCCGGCAACGGCGGCGCGCCGACCGGGTTCGCCCTCAACGGCACCACCTGCAGCAGCTGA